A genomic window from Pseudomonas argentinensis includes:
- the ubiE gene encoding bifunctional demethylmenaquinone methyltransferase/2-methoxy-6-polyprenyl-1,4-benzoquinol methylase UbiE, protein MNDPRKNDNSEPTTHFGFQDVPESRKAEKVAEVFHSVAAKYDLMNDLLSGGMHRLWKRFTIELSGVRSGNRVLDIAGGTGDLARQFSRIVGETGEVVLADINASMLKVGRDRLLDRGVSGNISFVQADAEKLPFPDNHFDCVTIAFGLRNVTHKDAAIASMLRVLKPGGRLLVLEFSKPKSSLLSKVYDTYSFNFMPLVGKLVTNDADSYRYLAESIRMHPDQDTLKAMMLDAGFDRVTYHNMTGGIVALHRGIKP, encoded by the coding sequence ATGAACGATCCGCGCAAGAACGACAACAGCGAACCCACCACCCACTTCGGCTTCCAGGACGTTCCGGAAAGCCGCAAGGCGGAAAAGGTCGCCGAGGTGTTCCATTCGGTGGCCGCCAAGTACGACCTGATGAACGACCTGCTTTCCGGCGGCATGCACCGCCTGTGGAAGCGCTTCACCATCGAGCTGTCCGGTGTGCGCAGTGGCAACCGCGTGCTCGACATCGCTGGCGGCACGGGCGATCTGGCCCGCCAGTTCTCGCGCATCGTCGGCGAGACCGGCGAGGTGGTGCTGGCCGACATCAACGCGTCGATGCTCAAGGTCGGCCGTGACCGCCTGCTCGACCGCGGCGTGTCGGGCAACATTTCCTTCGTGCAGGCCGACGCCGAGAAGCTGCCCTTCCCGGACAACCACTTCGACTGCGTGACCATCGCCTTCGGCCTGCGCAACGTCACCCACAAGGACGCGGCCATCGCCTCCATGCTGCGTGTGCTCAAGCCCGGCGGCCGACTGCTGGTGCTGGAGTTCTCCAAGCCGAAGAGCAGCCTACTGTCCAAGGTCTACGACACCTATTCGTTCAACTTCATGCCGCTGGTGGGCAAGCTGGTCACCAACGACGCAGACAGCTACCGCTACCTGGCCGAGTCGATCCGCATGCACCCCGATCAGGACACCCTCAAGGCGATGATGCTGGACGCCGGCTTCGACCGCGTGACCTATCACAACATGACCGGCGGCATCGTCGCCCTGCACCGCGGTATCAAACCCTGA
- a CDS encoding polyhydroxyalkanoic acid system family protein — MARITVDRPHDLGIEAARGKAEKLAERLAREYDVRYQWKGDTLEFKRSGADGRIDVSEDRVHLQLNLGLLLSVLSGKIKSEIEEVLDRELAA; from the coding sequence ATGGCCAGAATCACCGTCGACCGCCCCCACGATCTGGGTATCGAGGCCGCCCGTGGCAAGGCTGAAAAGCTCGCCGAACGTCTGGCCCGCGAGTACGACGTGCGTTACCAGTGGAAGGGCGACACCCTGGAATTCAAACGCAGCGGCGCCGACGGGCGCATCGACGTCAGCGAAGACCGCGTCCACCTGCAGCTCAACCTCGGCCTGCTGCTGTCGGTGCTGAGCGGCAAGATCAAGAGCGAGATCGAGGAAGTGCTGGATCGGGAGCTGGCAGCCTGA
- a CDS encoding alpha/beta hydrolase family protein, with product MNETHASSPRAEPLSAAEAVAAAGDFAELRAGPAGLVWNAFDPADGSCRLWLWRGAAAQCLTPDGFSVRSRVYEYGGGAFCLGRDSLVFVNDADQQLYLQPLAGGMPRALTQGERRYGDLLQAGEQVLAVEESHTAGRVEHRLVAIGLGEGEGEGEGEGGRSVLAEGADFYAAPVLSEDGRQLAWIQWQRPAQPWTATHLYHARRQADGSWGEVRCVAGDTGEEQALQQPGFDASGRLYCLSDRNGFWQPWGEREGAWQALPAAAADHAGAPWQLGACSWIPLGPESYLASWFEDGYSRLSMRREDGSLQHYASAYSRFRSLAVDREHLYVIAANPLAPSAVLAIRRDDGQVRVLAGGRSPLPPERISQPQPLDYASGNGQARGFFYPAQQGESRPPLLVFIHGGPTSACHPVFDPRIQYWTQRGFAVADLNYRGSTGYGREYRQALEHNWGVVDVEDACAVVAHLAERELIDPARAFIRGGSAGGYTTLCALMHGGVFRAGASLYGVSDPLALARVTHKFEGDYLDWLIGDPQRDAERYRQRTPLLHAERIEVPVIFFQGELDTVVVPEQTRAMLAALTANGIEAEAHFYPGERHGFRQASNLAHALDAEWRFYCRVLEQQ from the coding sequence ATGAACGAAACTCACGCCTCATCGCCAAGAGCTGAGCCCCTCAGCGCCGCCGAGGCGGTAGCCGCCGCCGGCGACTTCGCCGAGCTGCGGGCAGGCCCCGCCGGCCTGGTATGGAACGCCTTCGACCCCGCGGACGGCAGCTGCCGCCTGTGGTTATGGCGGGGGGCGGCTGCGCAATGCCTGACCCCGGACGGCTTCAGCGTGCGCAGCCGGGTCTACGAATACGGCGGCGGCGCCTTCTGCCTGGGCCGCGACAGCCTGGTGTTCGTCAATGACGCCGACCAGCAGCTCTACCTGCAGCCCCTGGCTGGCGGCATGCCCCGCGCGCTGACCCAGGGCGAGCGCCGCTACGGCGATCTGCTGCAGGCCGGCGAGCAGGTGCTCGCGGTCGAGGAAAGCCACACCGCTGGGCGGGTCGAGCATCGACTGGTGGCCATCGGCCTAGGCGAAGGCGAAGGCGAAGGCGAAGGCGAAGGCGGCCGCAGCGTGCTCGCCGAAGGCGCCGACTTCTATGCCGCGCCGGTGCTCAGCGAAGATGGCCGGCAGCTGGCCTGGATCCAGTGGCAGCGACCAGCCCAACCCTGGACGGCTACGCATCTCTACCACGCCCGCCGGCAGGCCGACGGCAGCTGGGGCGAAGTACGCTGCGTGGCGGGCGACACGGGCGAGGAGCAGGCCCTTCAGCAGCCCGGCTTCGACGCCAGTGGCCGCCTGTACTGCCTGTCCGACCGCAACGGTTTCTGGCAACCCTGGGGCGAGCGCGAAGGCGCCTGGCAGGCACTGCCCGCCGCCGCGGCCGATCACGCCGGAGCCCCCTGGCAACTCGGCGCCTGCAGCTGGATACCCCTTGGCCCGGAAAGCTACCTGGCCAGTTGGTTCGAGGACGGCTACAGCCGCCTGAGCATGCGCCGGGAGGATGGCAGCCTGCAGCACTACGCCAGCGCCTACAGCCGCTTTCGCAGCCTGGCCGTGGATCGCGAGCACCTCTACGTCATCGCCGCCAACCCGCTCGCTCCGTCCGCCGTGCTGGCGATCCGTCGTGACGATGGCCAGGTCAGGGTACTCGCCGGCGGGCGCTCGCCGCTGCCGCCCGAGCGGATCAGCCAACCACAGCCGCTGGATTACGCCAGCGGCAACGGCCAGGCCCGCGGCTTCTTCTACCCCGCGCAACAGGGCGAAAGCCGGCCGCCGCTGCTGGTGTTCATCCACGGTGGGCCGACCTCGGCCTGTCACCCGGTGTTCGACCCGCGCATCCAGTACTGGACCCAGCGCGGCTTCGCCGTCGCCGATCTCAATTACCGCGGCAGCACCGGCTACGGCCGGGAATATCGCCAGGCGCTAGAGCACAATTGGGGCGTGGTAGACGTCGAGGATGCCTGCGCGGTGGTCGCGCACCTGGCCGAGCGCGAGCTGATCGACCCGGCCAGGGCCTTTATCCGCGGTGGCAGCGCAGGCGGCTACACCACCCTCTGCGCGCTGATGCATGGCGGCGTGTTCCGCGCCGGGGCCAGCCTGTATGGGGTCAGCGACCCACTGGCCCTGGCCCGCGTCACCCACAAGTTCGAAGGCGACTACCTCGACTGGCTGATCGGCGACCCGCAGCGCGACGCCGAACGCTATCGCCAGCGCACCCCGCTGCTGCACGCCGAGCGTATCGAGGTGCCGGTGATCTTCTTCCAGGGGGAGCTCGATACCGTGGTGGTTCCCGAACAAACCCGCGCCATGCTCGCCGCCCTGACAGCCAATGGCATCGAAGCCGAGGCGCATTTCTATCCCGGCGAACGCCACGGCTTCCGCCAGGCCAGCAACCTGGCCCATGCCCTGGACGCGGAATGGCGCTTCTACTGTCGAGTGCTGGAGCAGCAATAA
- the pqqE gene encoding pyrroloquinoline quinone biosynthesis protein PqqE has protein sequence MPSTGSASPEVPVGLPLWLLAELTYRCPLQCPYCSNPLDFARQGQELSTAQWFKVMAEARQMGAAQIGFSGGEPLVRQDLAELIGEARRLGYYTNLITSGIGLTEQKIAAFKQAGLDHIQISFQASDEQVNNLLAGSKKAFAQKLEMARAVKAHGYPMVLNFVTHRHNIDRTDRIIELCLALEADFVELATCQFYGWAQLNRAGLLPTREQLQRAERVTNDYRERLKAAGNPCKLIFVTPDYYEERPKACMNGWGSIFLTVTPDGTALPCHGARQLPIAFPNVREHSLQHIWYDSFGFNRFRGFAWMPEPCRSCDEKEKDFGGCRCQAFMLTGDASNADPVCSKSDRHGVILAARAQAEHASQSITDLAFRNERNSRLIAKS, from the coding sequence GTGCCGAGCACTGGATCAGCCTCGCCTGAGGTGCCGGTCGGCCTGCCCCTGTGGCTGCTCGCCGAACTTACCTACCGCTGCCCGCTGCAGTGCCCGTACTGCTCCAACCCGCTGGACTTCGCCAGGCAGGGCCAGGAGCTGAGCACCGCGCAGTGGTTCAAGGTGATGGCCGAGGCGCGGCAAATGGGCGCCGCGCAGATCGGCTTTTCCGGTGGCGAGCCCTTGGTGCGCCAGGACCTCGCCGAGTTGATCGGCGAAGCACGCCGGCTCGGCTACTACACCAACCTGATCACCTCCGGCATCGGCCTGACCGAGCAGAAGATCGCCGCCTTCAAACAGGCCGGCCTGGATCATATCCAGATCAGCTTCCAGGCCAGCGACGAGCAGGTCAACAACCTGCTGGCCGGCTCGAAGAAAGCCTTCGCCCAGAAGCTGGAGATGGCCCGCGCGGTCAAGGCCCACGGCTACCCGATGGTGCTGAACTTCGTCACCCACCGCCACAACATCGACCGCACCGACCGTATCATCGAGCTGTGCCTTGCCCTCGAAGCGGACTTCGTGGAACTGGCCACCTGCCAATTCTACGGCTGGGCGCAGCTCAACCGCGCCGGCCTGCTGCCCACCCGCGAGCAGCTGCAGCGCGCCGAACGCGTCACCAACGACTACCGTGAGCGCCTCAAGGCCGCAGGCAACCCGTGCAAGCTGATCTTCGTCACGCCGGACTACTATGAAGAGCGCCCCAAGGCCTGCATGAACGGCTGGGGCAGTATCTTCCTGACCGTTACCCCGGACGGCACCGCCCTGCCCTGCCATGGCGCGCGCCAACTGCCCATCGCCTTTCCCAATGTGCGCGAGCACAGCCTGCAGCACATCTGGTACGACTCGTTCGGCTTCAACCGTTTTCGCGGCTTTGCCTGGATGCCCGAGCCGTGCCGCTCCTGCGATGAAAAGGAGAAGGACTTTGGCGGCTGCCGCTGCCAGGCCTTCATGCTCACCGGCGATGCCAGCAATGCCGACCCGGTGTGCAGCAAGTCCGACCGTCACGGCGTGATCCTCGCAGCCCGCGCGCAAGCCGAGCACGCCAGCCAATCCATCACCGACCTGGCCTTTCGCAATGAACGAAACTCACGCCTCATCGCCAAGAGCTGA
- the pqqD gene encoding pyrroloquinoline quinone biosynthesis peptide chaperone PqqD, translated as MSFDRNRVPSWRPGYRFQYEPAQQGHVLLYPEGMIKLNDSAGLIGGLIDGQRSVAAIIEQLQRQFPDAPEVGDDIDQFMEVARAEHWISLA; from the coding sequence ATGAGTTTCGACCGCAACCGCGTGCCCAGCTGGCGCCCGGGCTACCGCTTCCAGTACGAGCCGGCCCAGCAGGGCCATGTGCTGCTGTACCCCGAGGGCATGATCAAGCTCAACGACAGCGCCGGCCTGATCGGCGGGCTGATCGACGGCCAGCGCAGCGTGGCGGCCATCATCGAGCAGCTGCAACGTCAGTTCCCCGACGCGCCGGAAGTCGGCGACGACATCGATCAATTCATGGAGGTGGCCCGTGCCGAGCACTGGATCAGCCTCGCCTGA
- the pqqC gene encoding pyrroloquinoline-quinone synthase PqqC, giving the protein MSDALAMSPSEFEQALRAKGAYYHIHHPYHVAMYEGRASREQIQGWVANRFYYQVNIPLKDAAILANCPDREVRREWIQRLLDHDGAPGEDGGIEAWLRLGQAVGLDPDQLRSQELVLPGVRFAVDAYVNFARRASWQEAASSSLTELFAPQIHQSRLDSWPQHYPWIDPAGYQYFRTRLGQARRDVEHGLAITLRHYTTHAGQQRMLEILQFKLDILWSMLDAMSMAYELNRPPYHTVTPERVWHKGIAP; this is encoded by the coding sequence ATGAGCGACGCGCTAGCGATGTCCCCCAGCGAATTCGAACAGGCCCTGCGCGCCAAGGGCGCCTACTACCACATTCACCACCCCTACCACGTGGCGATGTACGAAGGCCGTGCGAGCCGCGAGCAGATCCAGGGCTGGGTGGCCAACCGCTTCTACTACCAGGTCAACATCCCGCTGAAGGACGCCGCGATCCTGGCCAACTGCCCGGATCGCGAGGTACGCCGCGAGTGGATCCAGCGCCTGCTCGATCATGACGGCGCCCCCGGCGAGGACGGCGGCATCGAGGCCTGGCTGCGCCTGGGCCAGGCGGTGGGCCTCGACCCGGATCAGCTGCGCTCCCAGGAGCTGGTGCTGCCCGGCGTGCGCTTTGCCGTGGACGCCTACGTCAACTTCGCCCGTCGCGCCAGCTGGCAGGAAGCCGCCAGCAGCTCGCTGACCGAATTGTTCGCCCCGCAGATCCATCAGTCGCGCCTGGACAGCTGGCCGCAGCACTATCCGTGGATCGACCCGGCCGGCTACCAGTACTTCCGCACCCGCCTCGGCCAGGCCCGGCGCGACGTCGAGCATGGCCTGGCCATCACCCTGCGCCACTACACCACCCACGCCGGCCAGCAGCGCATGCTGGAAATCCTCCAGTTCAAGCTGGATATCCTGTGGAGCATGCTCGATGCCATGAGCATGGCCTACGAGCTGAACCGCCCGCCCTATCACACCGTGACCCCGGAACGGGTCTGGCACAAGGGAATCGCCCCATGA
- the pqqB gene encoding pyrroloquinoline quinone biosynthesis protein PqqB gives MYIQILGSAAGGGFPQWNCNCVNCKGYRDGTLRATARTQSSIALSDDGEHWILCNASPDIRAQLQAFAPMQPARALRDTGIDAIVLLDSQIDHTTGLLSLREGCPHQVWCTDMVHQDLSSGFPLFNMLSHWNGGLAWNRIALEGSFVIDACPNLSFTPFALRSAAPPYSPHRFDPHPGDNLGLLVEDTRTGGTLFYAPGLGQVDDELLRMMQGADCLLVDGTLWEDDEMQRRGVGTRTGREMGHLAQNGPGGMLEVLDGLPRQRKVLIHINNTNPILDEDSPERAEVQRRGVEVAYDGMSIEL, from the coding sequence ATGTACATCCAGATTCTCGGTTCCGCGGCTGGTGGCGGCTTTCCCCAGTGGAACTGCAACTGCGTGAACTGCAAGGGCTATCGCGATGGCACCCTGCGCGCCACCGCGCGTACCCAGTCGTCGATCGCCCTGTCCGATGACGGCGAGCACTGGATCCTGTGCAACGCCTCACCGGATATCCGCGCCCAGCTGCAGGCCTTCGCGCCGATGCAGCCGGCCCGTGCGCTGCGTGATACCGGTATCGATGCCATCGTGCTGCTCGACAGCCAGATCGATCACACCACCGGTCTGCTCAGCCTGCGCGAAGGCTGCCCGCACCAGGTGTGGTGTACCGACATGGTCCATCAGGATCTGAGCAGCGGTTTTCCGCTGTTCAACATGCTCAGCCACTGGAACGGCGGGCTGGCATGGAACCGCATCGCCCTCGAAGGCAGCTTCGTGATCGACGCGTGCCCCAACCTCAGCTTCACCCCCTTTGCCCTGCGCAGCGCCGCGCCACCCTATTCGCCGCACCGCTTCGACCCGCACCCCGGTGACAACCTGGGCCTGCTGGTCGAGGACACCCGTACCGGCGGCACGCTGTTCTACGCCCCAGGCCTCGGCCAGGTCGACGACGAGCTGCTGCGCATGATGCAAGGCGCCGATTGCCTGCTGGTCGACGGCACGCTGTGGGAAGACGACGAAATGCAGCGCCGCGGCGTCGGCACCCGCACGGGTCGAGAGATGGGCCACCTGGCGCAGAACGGCCCGGGCGGCATGCTCGAGGTGCTCGACGGCTTGCCGCGCCAGCGCAAGGTGCTTATCCATATCAACAACACCAATCCGATCCTCGACGAGGATTCGCCGGAACGGGCCGAGGTCCAGCGCCGCGGCGTGGAAGTCGCCTATGACGGCATGAGCATCGAGCTGTAA
- the pqqA gene encoding pyrroloquinoline quinone precursor peptide PqqA has product MWTKPAYTDLRIGFEVTMYFANR; this is encoded by the coding sequence ATGTGGACCAAGCCTGCTTACACTGACCTGCGCATCGGTTTCGAAGTCACCATGTACTTCGCCAACCGCTGA